A region of the Mustelus asterias unplaced genomic scaffold, sMusAst1.hap1.1 HAP1_SCAFFOLD_4843, whole genome shotgun sequence genome:
ccatcttgcaaataaggacaccggggtaaaaccttggagtaagtaaactggttgaaagtatctgagaattaacaggtagaacagtacACTGATGGAACTGATCAGatttgatttgtcctgctttatgTGTACAGGACcaacttgggcaattttccacattctcgtgtggatgccagtgttgtagctgtactggaacagcttgaccagTGGCAggcctagttctggagcacaagtctattgtcggaatattgtcagggcccattgccttcgcTGCATCCTGTggtttcagccatttcttgatatcacctggggtgaattgaattggctaaagactggcacctgtaatgctggggacctcaggaggaggctgaggcaGATAaaccactcggcacttctggctgaagctgGTTGCAAATACTGTTCTATACCACACCAAATGCATTTCAACCCAGTGACATTACTAGAAAGCACACAAGGCAACTTTATCTTAAGGGAGCTGGAATGTTATTTTGCACATAAATCAAGCACTGGTTACACACCATTTGGAGTAATATGTTTAGTTTTCTACACAAcacctcagaaaggatatattgacTTTGGAAGGAATGCAGTGCAGATACACCAGGGTTAAAGATATATAACTATGTAAAATTAAGAGGTTAAGATTAATGGAATTGATGGGGTATATAGAAACTATTttggcacagtgattaccactgctacctcacagcaccagggacccgggttcgattctacccttgggtgagtgtgtggagtttgcacgttctccctgtgtctgcgtgcatttcctctgggtgctccggtttcctcccacaatccaaaaatgctaaattgccccttagtgccaggaagattagcaggataaatatgtggggttatggggatagagtctgggattgttgttggtgcaggctcgatgggctgaatgacttccttctgcactgtagggattctatagttctatttcctcaggtggcgGAATGCAGGACATGGAGGCATAACCTTAAAAGTGGAGCGAGGCTGCTCAGAGATATTCAGAAATACCTCTTCACACCAAGAATAGAGGAAAGGTGGAACTCTCTTTCCCAAAAAGCTGCTGAGTTGGGGTCAATTGAAAATTGCAAAACTGAGATTGATCAGTGTTTGTAGACAAGGTAATAGAATCAAAGGAATTAAATGAAGTTACAAATCAGCTACAATTTAGCTGGATGGCAGACCAGAGTCAAAGGGCTAAATGCCCTACACCATTCCTGTGTTTTCTGCCCCACTCCAGCCCAATTTCACCCCACCATTTTCATGATCAAATTGCTGTCCAATTCTATGTCATATTGAACCTTACCACACTCATCCCCTGCGAGCTCTGTCTCGTCTCGTAAGTCTTCATCCGCCCAGGGTCTGGAACTGATTCTCTCTTCAGTTTTGATTTTGTTCTCTCCCTTGGTCTTTCTCTGATGGTTCCACAGGAGAACCAAACAAACGCAAATCACTGCAATAAAAACAGGTGTCAGGGAAGAGAAGAGGACCATGGTGAGCGGCTTATTGTCCAGGGTTCCGTTCCCCCTGCTATTCAGCTGACTCCAGCTCTTTCACAAAAACAGTCGGTTAAAACAGAGTCAAGAGCAGTGAACTGAAGCAAGTTTGTTTTTAACCAATCGCATGGAAACAGCCTGCTCACATTCTTAAAATGGCAATGTTCACGGAAACTCTTTACCAAAACCTAGTATTGCAAGTCCATGCATATTTTTTAAATCATTGACTCACAAAATAAGTTGTTATGAAGGCCCTTTTTACCCCCTCTAATGAAGGAATCTTGCAGCTCAGAAtgcaaccatttggcccatcgtgcttaTACTATCTCTTTGCATGAGTCCTGAATCaatctcactcccctgctcttttcatGTAGCGCTGTATCCAccactccccctgcctctctgatccctccctctcgctgctCCCTCCCATTCTGGATCCCGGGCTGGGTTGTCTCGGTGCCGCCGCCTGTCTGTCCCCGGATCCGGGCAGGATGAGGAGCTGAGGCGGGGCCCGCACTGGGAACCATGCCCGGAGCTTGGCCGCTGAGCTGCGGGCTGCTGGCGGCCTGCCTGTGGCTGCGGGCGGCGGCGGTGGGGCCGGGGCCGCTCGGCGAGTTCGGCCAGCAGCCAGGGAGGGCGGCCGGAGGCTGGAGCCCCGAGGCCGGAGCCGGGGCCTCGGCGCGCTGCCAGTCCGCCTTCGGCCTGATGCAGGACCACATCATCCGCACCCGTGACTCACTGGGCGCCGGGGCCTCGTTCCTCAGCGCCCCGACCGCCATCAGCAGCCCGGCGCAGTGCCTGCGGTCCTGCTGCGCCTTCCCCGGCTGCACGGTGGCGGTGGTG
Encoded here:
- the LOC144491254 gene encoding low-density lipoprotein receptor-related protein 11-like, coding for MPGAWPLSCGLLAACLWLRAAAVGPGPLGEFGQQPGRAAGGWSPEAGAGASARCQSAFGLMQDHIIRTRDSLGAGASFLSAPTAISSPAQCLRSCCAFPGCTVAVVERGGLHWARGPEAASRPPAALSCYLFNCTARGRDVCRFSPHRGYSSFTRGPRPNHYGN